The genomic DNA TTCACTTATTTAAGTTCTAATTTTTATAAAGACACTAATTCCAATAAAACAGGTTCTACTATTCACAGCATGATTAAAGATAAAACAGGTTGTTATGATCCATATATTAAAGAAAAAATCGCAGGTAATGAAATTGCTTTAAAGTATTTGCCTGTAGTTAAAGAAGTTCTTAATCAAAATAATAGTTTGGAAAATCATGTTAAAATAGCTATTATAGGAAATATTCTGGATTTTGGAGCTTTTACATTGGATACTGATGTTGGAAGTTTAATTAATTCAGCTTTAAAGCGTGATTTAGCTATTAAAGATATTAATGAATTTGAAGATGCTTTAAAAAAATATGATGAAGTATTATATCTGGTAGATAATACTGGGGAAATAGTTTTTGATAAATTATTACTTTCTAAAATTAAACAATATGATTTGAATATTACAATAGCAGTTAAATCTAAACCTATTATAAATGATGCATGTATGGAAGATGCGATTAATGTAGGTCTAGATGAATTTGGAAAAATTGTTGAAATTGGTGCTGGAACAGTTGGATATGTTGATAGTGAAATTTCTGAGGAATTTAGAGAAATTTTCAATTCTCATGATTTTGTAATTTCTAAAGGAATGGGTAATTATGAAGGGTTAACTGAAATAGACTTGTCTGATAAAGAAGTTTTCTTTTTATTATGTTCAAAATGTACAACAATTTCAAAAAATATTGGTGTTAATTTACAAGATATGTTGCTTTTAAGAAATAGTAATTAATATATTTGGTAATTTAATATACTATGTTTATGAAAAAATGTAGTTTATATTTCATTATTTTCATAATAATTGTCATTATTGTAGTAAGTGCATGGTTTTCACTGAATGATAATAAAGTTGAATCTCAGAAAGTGGAATTCAATATTATTGACACTGCAGGAAATTTATCTGAAGCTATTGAAATAGCAAAAAGTAAAGATAAAAAAGTTTTTGCTGTTTTTGAGTCAGATACTTGTACTTATTGTAATCAATTAAGACAAAATACATTAAACAATAATCAGGTTATGGAGAAACTTAATGAAAGTTATGTAGTAACTGTAATTGATATTAATAAGAATCCTGAAATAGCTAGTAAGTATGATGTTTATTCAACACCTACTATGGTTATTTTAGACAGTGAAGGTAATGAATTAAAATCTATTGTGGGCTATTATGGACCTGATGATTTATTGAAAATGATATGAGGAGATACTATGGAAATGTTTCTAGTTATTTCTTTTATTGCTGGAGTAATTTCAATTTTATCTCCTTGTATTTTACCTATTTTACCAATTTTTATAGGATTTAACTTAAAAAAGAGAAAAAATATAGAAATTATTTCATTTATTTTAGGCTTATTTGCTATTTTTATAATTGTATTATTTGCAACAGTTTATTTTACTATACTTATTTATAAATACTTAAATTATATTAGATTAATATCTGCATTTATTTTAATTCTAATCGGGAGCTGTTTGTTATTTAATATATCATATAATATGCCTGCTTTAGCTTATAAAAATAATAATGCATTTATTTTAGGCTTTTTAACATCATTATCATGGGCACCATGTTACAGCGGATATTTAATTTCACTTTTAACAGTACTTGTAAATTCAGGAAATCCAATAAGTGTAGCAATTAATATTTTAGTATATTGTATTGGTTTTGGTTTGACTTTATTAATTTTAGGTTATGTAATTTCTAGAGTAGATGTAAATAAATTTGCTAAAAAGTCTTTAAATCTTCAAAAAATATTTGCTATATTAATTCTACTTGGAGCAATTTACATGTTAATAACTGCATTAGGAGGGATTTTATGAAAATAGGTTTTATTGGCTTTGGAAAAGTAGCTAAAAATCTGGTAAATTTAATTAAATGTGATAATATCACTTTCTTAACATCTGCTCAAAACAGATCAAAAACTACAATTGAAAATATAGAAAACTCAGAAGTGATGGTTTTAAACACATTTAAAGATGTGGCTCTTAACTGTGATATTTTAATTTCAGTTAATAGTCCAAATCAAGCATTGAACATAGCTGTTAAATATGGAAAATATTTAAATGGAATTTATTTGGATTTAAATAATATCTCTCCAAAAACAACATTTGAAATTAGTAAATATGTAGATAATTTAATTGATGGAGCTATTATTGGAAAAATTGATTCTTCAAACCCAATTTTATATTTATCTGGTAAAGATCTAGAAAAATTGGATTTTTTAAGTGATTTTTTAGAACTCCATAAAATCAGTGAAAAATTAGGTGATGCATCTAAATTAAAATTGCTGCGTAGTATGTATACAAAATCTGTTTCAGCTATTTTAATAGAAAGTTCACAAATAGCTAAAAATTTAGATTTGGAAGATGAATTTTTTGATAGTTTAACTTTAACTGAAGGTAAAGATTTTAAAAACAGAGCTATTTCAAGAATTAATAATACAAAAAACAGTAAAAAAAGAAAAGCTGAAGAGTTAACTCAAATTATTGATTATTTTGAAAAAGAAGATTTAACCATGGTTAAAGCTAGTTTAAAAAAGCTTAACCAATAGTTATATTTACTTTATATCCTTTTTTAGCTTGTTCAATAGTTCCTGTTGTTGGAATAAAGTTTGAATCCATGATATATCTAAGATAAGTTACTTCTTTTGCAGGTAATCTTAAATTAGTTTTAATTTTTTTACCATCTGCTTTTAGTTGAACTGATATTTTATTATTTTTATCAATGTATAAATCAGCATTTAAACCTTCTGACATAATTTTGGTTTCAAATTTAGTTAAATTTAATCCTGCATGAAGATTTAAAGGAGGTTTATTTACTTTAATATTTTCACTTCTAAATTTTTCATTAGCTATTTTAGCACTTACTCCTTTTTCACTTTCACTTGCAACATACCATGCTCGATCAATAACTCTTTGAACTTTTTGACCATCAGGAATAACTCCTTTTGCTTCGTAACTTTTCATTAAATCCATAACTTCTTTTTTAGTAACTTCTTCTTCAATAGCACTTACAGCTAATCTAGTCATAACTGGACCATAATTTGCTCTTCTAAATACTGCCCATATAGATTCAGGATCCCTATAAACTCTTCTTTTAATAATTTCATTTATAGTGTTTCCATTTAAGTATGCTATTTTTTCGAGGTTTCCCCGTGAATAAGTGTTCATTTTTTTATAAATTTCATCCCAGTTACGTTTTCCAGGAATATTGTCGGCAGCTATTTCTCGTTCAAGAATTTCTACAGTTGTTTTTGGAAGTAATTTTTTAGTTTCTTTAGGGATAATCATATCATTTTCTATTATTGATTTTCTGATTTTTCTTCCAGAATATTTTTCTTTATTAAGTTCTGGAATTACATGGTATTCTAAAGGAGATCCTAAAAATTCATTTAAAGCATACCAACGTATTTCATTTCTGTTTGGGTAATTTTTAGGCATTCCAACAAAGTTTCCTTGTTTGATAAATTTTTGAGCTTTATCTTTAATTTCTTCAAGAGGGATATGTGCTGATGTAATATAATCAGTGGCACCATCTTCATACATTTTATTTAATCTTATTGGAACACTATAAGATAAAACAAGTCTATGATGAAGACCTTCAAATGATTTAACATCGTCTGCTCCAAGAGCTAATGCCATATCACGTCTTGCTTCAAAATTTGCAAAAAATGGTCCGTGATTAGCACTGTATCCTTTATTTAAATATACAACTAGCTGTTTTCCTTTTGCATCAGCTAGTTTTTTTGCTTCTTTAATTAATTTTTCATGACCTTTATGTATAGGGTCAAAGTCTGCACTAATAGCTATCAATTTCAACACCAAAAAAAGAAAAAAGTTGATGGGTTTAACCATCTATAATTTTTAAAGTACCGGTTATTACTAACCACAATCCGATTAAAGTACCAAGAATAATTGGGTCTGCAACATAACTACCAATAATGATGTAAAGTAAACCTAATAATATTCCACTTATACCTATATAAAATCCAAATCTAGCATGGCGGTTGTTAACTAAAGCAACAACTCCCACAATAATTAATACAATTCCTGCAAGATAAAGTGAAATTTCTGCAAGGAATGCAAATAAATTAGGATTAAATGTTAAGCCAAGACTTAAGAATAATAGTATAATTCCTAAAATTAAATCAATAATTGCTCCAGTTTTATTATAATCTATTATAGCTACTCCTACAACAAGTAAGTAAATAGATATTAAGAGAACAGATAAACCTATTAAGGAACTAGTTCCAATAACACCAATCATTGGAAATGCGATGATTATTATTCCTAAAATGATAGCTAGTAAACTAACAAATTTATTTTTCATCTTTTTCCTCCCTTGTTATTAATTTTAATATTTTATATTCATATAGTTTTTTCTTTAAAGTAATTAAAATTATCTTTAACCAAAATATTATTATAGTTATTAAATTGATATAATAATAAAAAGTAGGACCTATAACATGAATTTTAAAAAATATTATAAATATATTCCATTTATTGTGTTTTTAATTATATTACTGATTTATCATTGGAAGTTAGCAGTAGTTACTGCAGATTATCCTACTTTTAAAACTATAATTTCAAAACACCCTTTATTTTCCTTAGCGAGGGATGGTTATCTAAATTATAGATATGCAACATGGAGTTCCAGATCACTTATTGAATTTAATGTAGGTGTTTTAGTTTCAATACCTACAGAAATTTGGAGAATTTTAGATTCAATCATTTTTGCAGCTATTGCAGTTTTAATAAGTAAAATTTTTGTTAAACAGGAAAAATCAAATTTATTTTATAACTCCTTAGCTTGTTTATTTGTGGGATTATGTATAATATCATTTTCTAAAATATTAGAATCCGCTGGATGGTTAGCTACTACAACAAATTATATTTGGCCACTTTGTTTTATATTAATCCATTTTTATCTGTTAAAAGAATATACATTTAAAAATAAAGATTTAACTAAATTTAAG from uncultured Methanobrevibacter sp. includes the following:
- a CDS encoding DUF89 domain-containing protein; the protein is MKINYECGACFLRQAKEAMDLATDDEDVKIELMNDIFTYLSSNFYKDTNSNKTGSTIHSMIKDKTGCYDPYIKEKIAGNEIALKYLPVVKEVLNQNNSLENHVKIAIIGNILDFGAFTLDTDVGSLINSALKRDLAIKDINEFEDALKKYDEVLYLVDNTGEIVFDKLLLSKIKQYDLNITIAVKSKPIINDACMEDAINVGLDEFGKIVEIGAGTVGYVDSEISEEFREIFNSHDFVISKGMGNYEGLTEIDLSDKEVFFLLCSKCTTISKNIGVNLQDMLLLRNSN
- a CDS encoding thioredoxin family protein codes for the protein MKKCSLYFIIFIIIVIIVVSAWFSLNDNKVESQKVEFNIIDTAGNLSEAIEIAKSKDKKVFAVFESDTCTYCNQLRQNTLNNNQVMEKLNESYVVTVIDINKNPEIASKYDVYSTPTMVILDSEGNELKSIVGYYGPDDLLKMI
- a CDS encoding cytochrome c biogenesis CcdA family protein — translated: MEMFLVISFIAGVISILSPCILPILPIFIGFNLKKRKNIEIISFILGLFAIFIIVLFATVYFTILIYKYLNYIRLISAFILILIGSCLLFNISYNMPALAYKNNNAFILGFLTSLSWAPCYSGYLISLLTVLVNSGNPISVAINILVYCIGFGLTLLILGYVISRVDVNKFAKKSLNLQKIFAILILLGAIYMLITALGGIL
- a CDS encoding NAD(P)-dependent oxidoreductase is translated as MKIGFIGFGKVAKNLVNLIKCDNITFLTSAQNRSKTTIENIENSEVMVLNTFKDVALNCDILISVNSPNQALNIAVKYGKYLNGIYLDLNNISPKTTFEISKYVDNLIDGAIIGKIDSSNPILYLSGKDLEKLDFLSDFLELHKISEKLGDASKLKLLRSMYTKSVSAILIESSQIAKNLDLEDEFFDSLTLTEGKDFKNRAISRINNTKNSKKRKAEELTQIIDYFEKEDLTMVKASLKKLNQ
- a CDS encoding adenylyltransferase/cytidyltransferase family protein, whose protein sequence is MLKLIAISADFDPIHKGHEKLIKEAKKLADAKGKQLVVYLNKGYSANHGPFFANFEARRDMALALGADDVKSFEGLHHRLVLSYSVPIRLNKMYEDGATDYITSAHIPLEEIKDKAQKFIKQGNFVGMPKNYPNRNEIRWYALNEFLGSPLEYHVIPELNKEKYSGRKIRKSIIENDMIIPKETKKLLPKTTVEILEREIAADNIPGKRNWDEIYKKMNTYSRGNLEKIAYLNGNTINEIIKRRVYRDPESIWAVFRRANYGPVMTRLAVSAIEEEVTKKEVMDLMKSYEAKGVIPDGQKVQRVIDRAWYVASESEKGVSAKIANEKFRSENIKVNKPPLNLHAGLNLTKFETKIMSEGLNADLYIDKNNKISVQLKADGKKIKTNLRLPAKEVTYLRYIMDSNFIPTTGTIEQAKKGYKVNITIG
- a CDS encoding DUF308 domain-containing protein — translated: MKNKFVSLLAIILGIIIIAFPMIGVIGTSSLIGLSVLLISIYLLVVGVAIIDYNKTGAIIDLILGIILLFLSLGLTFNPNLFAFLAEISLYLAGIVLIIVGVVALVNNRHARFGFYIGISGILLGLLYIIIGSYVADPIILGTLIGLWLVITGTLKIIDG